One stretch of Astatotilapia calliptera chromosome 3, fAstCal1.2, whole genome shotgun sequence DNA includes these proteins:
- the LOC113012816 gene encoding E3 ubiquitin/ISG15 ligase TRIM25-like, with translation MDQEKLCCSVCLDLLKDPVTIPCGHNYCMSCIKRHWDKEEPKGAYSCPQCRKVFAPRPELVKNTMLAELVEDLKTPAIRPASADLCYAGPEDVSCDVCTEEKLKAVKSCLVCLVSYCEQHLQPHYDSSAFDKHKLVKPSNWLKGNICSTHNEVMKIFCRTDQKCICYVCCVNEHNHHNTVQVEEERKHRQKDLKLILQKIQQRIQRRQEEVKVLDKEVEGIKVSSDEAMKDSETIINELVSYIKEKGKSLKQQIQLQQKEEESRVVMLQKKLGQEITELKKMDEELKQLLHTEDNTEFLLSYSLPFKLNDYTDSPSFKMCPVKYFEDLQTAVLEVRDKIKAFLAEEWRKITLTVRSVDVLLPQSKPKTRDEFLKYSYQLTMDSDTVHPKIFLSNQNRSVSNTVQHPTNDFSFQRKDRFSNHQQVLSKESLIGPCYWEVEMKGKGLSVAVTYKNKNKLDQSDFGSNNNSWALECYGDCYKFRHNKITTSISGPLSSKVGVYVDPRAGVLSFYSVSDTMALLHRVQTTFTKPLYAGLWIWKSYWADNTATFNEIK, from the coding sequence ATGGATCAGGAAAAACTCTGCTGTTCAGTCTGTCTGGATCTACTGAAGGATCCAGTCACTATTCCCTGTGGACACAACTACTGTATGAGCTGCATTAAAAGACACTGGGATAAAGAGGAACCAAAAGGAGCCTACAGCTGTCCTCAGTGCAGAAAAGTCTTTGCACCGAGGCCTGAGCTGGTGAAAAACACTATGTTAGCAGAGTTAGTAGAGGACTTGAAGACACCTGCAATCCGACCTGCTTCAGCTGATCTCtgctatgctggacctgaagatgtttcctgtgatgtctgcactgAAGAGAAGCTGAAAGCAGTGAAGTCCTGTCTGGTATGTTTGGTTTCTTACTGTGAGCAACACCTCCAGCCTCACTATGACTCCTCTGCCTTTGACAAACACAAGCTGGTCAAACCATCCAACTGGCTGAAAGGGAACATCTGTTCAACTCATaatgaggtgatgaagattttCTGCCGTACTGATCAAAAGTGTATCTGTTATGTCTGCTGTGTGAATGAACATAATCACCATAACACGGTTCAAGttgaagaagaaaggaaacacAGGCAGAAAGATCTCAAGCTGATTCTGCAAAAAATCCAGCAGAGGATTCAGAGAAGACAGGAGGAAGTGAAAGTGCTTGATAAAGAGGTAGAGGGGATTAAAGTGTCGTCTGATGAAGCAATGAAGGACAGTGAGACCATCATCAATGAGCTGGTGAGttacattaaagaaaagggaaaaagtcTAAAGCAGCAGATACAACTCcagcagaaagaggaagagagtcGAGTTGTAATGCTTCAGAAGAAGCTGGGGCAGGAGatcactgagctgaagaagatggACGAGGAGCTGAAGCAGCTTTTACACACAGAGGACAACACAGAGTTTCTACTCAGCTACTCCCTGCCTTTCAAACTCAACGATTATACAGACTCACCAAGCTTCAAAATGTGTCCAGTTAAGTACTTTGAGGATCTGCAAACAGCAGTGTTAGAAGTCAGAGATAAAATCAAAGCTTTTCTCGCTGAAGAATGGAGGAAGATCACTCTGACAGTGAGATCAGTGGATGTTTTATTGCCACAAAGCAAGCCTAAGACCAGAgatgagtttttaaaatattcgtACCAACTGACAATGGATTCAGATACAGTGCACCCTAAAATATTTCTGTCTAATCAGAATAGATCTGTGTCAAACACTGTTCAACATCCAACTAAtgacttttcttttcaaagaaAGGACAGGTTTTCCAACCACCAGCAGGTCCTGAGTAAGGAGAGTCTGATTGGAccttgttactgggaggtggagatgAAAGGGAAAGGCCTTTCAGTAGCCGTGACgtacaagaataaaaataaactggatCAAAGTGATTTTGGAAGCAATAATAATTCCTGGGCATTAGAGTGTTACGGTGACTGCTACAAATTCAGacacaataaaatcacaacTTCCATCTCAGGCCCTCTGTCCTCCAAAGTAGGAGTGTACGTGGATCCCAGAGCAGgtgttctttctttctacagcgtctctgaCACCATGGCcctcctccacagagtccagaccacattcactaAGCCGCTCTATGCTGGACTGTGGATTTGGAAGAGTTATTGGGCTGACAACACTGCTACATTTAATGAGATAAAGTAG